In Paenibacillus sp. 1781tsa1, one DNA window encodes the following:
- a CDS encoding FMN-dependent NADH-azoreductase — MSTLLYITAHPHDHETSFSMATGKAFIDAYRESHPSDEVVHLDLYRSDIPHIDADVFSGWGKLQSGSDLTSEEQAKVSRLNELSDQFASADKYVFVTPMWNFSFPPILKAYVDSICVAGKTFRYTEQGPVGLLSDKKALHIQARGGIYSEGPAAQMESGHRYLSIIMSFLGVPKLDGIFVEGHNQYKDRADEIKQQAIEQARTFAKLF, encoded by the coding sequence ATGTCTACCTTATTGTACATTACTGCCCATCCTCATGATCATGAAACCTCCTTCAGCATGGCTACGGGCAAAGCATTTATTGATGCGTATCGTGAAAGTCACCCTTCTGATGAGGTTGTTCACCTCGATCTGTATCGCTCGGATATTCCGCATATCGATGCGGATGTCTTCAGTGGTTGGGGCAAACTGCAATCGGGCAGTGATCTGACTTCCGAAGAACAGGCGAAAGTAAGTCGTTTAAATGAACTGTCGGATCAATTTGCCTCAGCTGATAAATATGTTTTTGTAACACCGATGTGGAACTTCTCATTTCCTCCCATTCTGAAGGCTTATGTGGACTCTATCTGTGTGGCCGGCAAAACATTCCGGTATACAGAACAAGGTCCAGTTGGACTGTTGTCTGACAAAAAAGCGCTGCATATTCAAGCACGCGGCGGCATTTATTCCGAAGGCCCAGCGGCTCAGATGGAATCCGGTCATCGTTATTTAAGCATTATCATGTCATTCCTTGGTGTGCCGAAGCTTGATGGCATATTTGTAGAGGGGCATAATCAGTATAAAGATCGTGCAGATGAGATCAAGCAACAAGCCATTGAACAGGCGCGCACTTTCGCAAAACTGTTTTAA